ACCAAACAGAGTTATTCGTTAGAGGCAAACAATccgatttaattgtttttaaggtatctaaattaaaaccatatatgttaaaatttaaGTTAATTGCTTAATTACCGAGATTGATCTTATCAATTAATCTTTCAgtataatcttttaaaagagatattttgtgattcagttaaaatctttgaaaacgaATATTCATTTTACCAAATCTTACTATATTGCTTGATTTCCGAGATTATCatttttctttactcttttaagaTAAAGTTTGAAAAGGAATATTCATCTATCAGTTGGAACGAATCAagtaagtaaatatattttgcgtATATTAGAAATATCAATTCTTAACTTCTAAGTGATAACATAAATCTACCTAatttcactataaatatattatgagcTTCCTATtgaaatattatactaaaaaaagaCATTTAAAATTCGTTAGACAAAATGATGGCTCTTCCCCTTTCATACACTCCCTTGAAAGATCTGAAACCATACAAAAATTTTTGGCGTATTCAAGTTAAAAATTCTCCATAGTTGGAGAATGAATACCATTAAACTTGGTGAATCAATAGAACTGATTCTGGCTGACGAAACAGTATGCattttagtatagatttaatATTCATTTACTAATCGATTAATATCAATTTATTctatctgtgtttttttttgggtttatatagGATGACAAAATAGGAGCTACTGAGAGAAAGGATCATATCAAGAAGTTTGAAGCTGATTTGgagtatttttgtttggtttatataatgtgtatttttataatccttcaaactctatattataaaaatacaaattataaaaaaagtaactaacaaaatatataatcccgtgctgtagcactgGATATCACCTagttaaactttaaaccatataCAGCACTATATTCTTATAGTTCCACAGATAACACGCATAATCAAAATATCATATCTTCAATCTAATAagtacacaaaacaaaaaatgaattattcATCGTATCATTGTCACAAAAGCattttaacaaatcaaaagCGACAATTAAGATTTATTATTAGTATAgttgctaattttttttgttttctgccGTCACATGGCAACCACGAAAAGGAAATTAAACGCGTTCTTTTGGAGTTTTAAAGAGGAATTTGATTAATGGATAATATAGCAGCATTATATTTTAGTCATTTCGTTGATAATAGTTTTGTTCTAACACACTAGAAGATGTAGTCAAGGTCAAAGAAAAATACACTGACAGAACAATTGTATCATGACTTTTTATGTTCTTAATAAAATCACCATTTagacgaaaaaacaaaaaagataggGTTGGgtgcattttttttattttttttggctgcACCTGCATGTgaatttactttctttttaatcAGTGAAAAGTTGGTAAATGATTAGGCAGaggtttttcattttcaacaaGTTAAATTGGATAACAATTTAATAGGTCCACACTGCTTATGGGAGTTGAATAGTTCGAGCTCAGGTAGTTGGAGTTGGAGGAGCCTATGCAAGCTTAGGACCCTGGCCATGCCTTTCATTGTTTGTGAGCTTGGTTCTAAGATAACTTGCAGATTTTGGACTGATAACTGGACATCTTTAGGTACTCTGCTGGATATCACAGGTCCCTCTGGACCCAGAGTGTCAGGCTTGCCTCTCGCAGCGACAGTTGCAGATGCTGTTTCACAGGATCAGTGGTGGATTTCCAATTCCCTCAGTCGAAATCCAATTATTTGATTGCTTAAGGACTGCCTCTCGTCCCCTCCAGTAACAACGTCTATGGATGAAGATACAGATGACCATTTTCTCTGGAAAATAGGGGAAAATCCAGCTTCAGATGTCTTCTCGACTTCAGCTACTTGGTATTATTTGTACCCTGAAGGTGCGAAAGTGGACTGGTATGACTCAGTCTGGATCAAAGGAAGGATTCCCAAGCATTCCTTCATAGCATGGCTCAACGCAAGGCATCGACTACACACAAGGGACAAGTTACTAAGGTGGGTACTCTCAATTCCCCCACATTGTCTCCTATGCAGCAGCCACGATGAAACTCGCCAGCATCTCTTTTTTGATTGCTCTTACTCTGGAGAACTGTGGCAATATTTTCTCGATAAAGCTCACTTATCATCTCCGATAAACTTTGAGGACAGATCAAGGTGGTTAAAAAACCCTGCTAGGGATAAAAATATTGCTCAGATTATTCGCCTAGTCTATCAAGGCTCCACTCCGCCGTCTCAAAGCCAGCATCTTCACTGTTATTGGAAGTCAAGACCATTCTCTGATTACACTTAGGCCATCTCACACTCAAACAGAGGAttatcccccccccccccccccccccccNNNNNNNNNNNNCTCTATCACTTGGTTTGATGTATTTCACTAATGTACTCGTATAATTATTGTAAGTTTACTTTCGGTGTAGGTGTTACTCGATGCAGGAGGCACATTTTGTATGAACCAAACTTTGGAATTAATGGAATAgaggtatttaaaaaaaaaaaaaaaaaaaaaaaaNaaaaaaaattggataacaaaattaacaaggaaaaaaaatggaacttAATTGGATAAATCTTTTAACTATGGGCCAGGCTAAATCGTGATAAGGCCTAGACTTGCACCATACTCAATCCTGGAGATGCATCATATAAACGGGTCATAACACTActttagggggaggtattggtttaggatttagaaagaattttaatgactttatgttcttgctgattgttagaatcataaaaaattgaaagctaaaaatgaaggattctaagaaattgtttaggaagttttttaaaatcttgatgatttgttttttctaatcttgtaaaatctttctatttgatgaaagagttttcatgacttttgttatgaaggaaatgatataaaatcctaaaccaataacataaaatttgaattcattaacaatccaagatttttttgttttacttgaataacataaaacttttaatgactttataaaactcttaatccaataacacaagatttatcaagattttagataactttttacaaatccacaaccaataacaccaaatttttaaagagtttttaaaagtcttgattgaataacaacatattttacctaacttttaaagtcattaaaattctttctaaatcctaaaccaatacctccccttgCTTACTGCCATGAACTTCCCTCAATTCATCATTTGATCGGGCTGTGTATTGCTCAAAGAGTTCCTAAtcgaattttcttttattattatggtAGCTTTGTCCAGCATATAAAGCTGCCATTTACTGATTTGGCTATATTTTGAGACTGTATCAAGTAATAATATAATCTAATCCTTGTAATATACATGAAATAATTGTAGATCCTATCTCtattgatgaatgatgatatgGTAGAAATATATCTTTACTTAAATAACTGTCTTTATTCTTTAATATAATCTATCCTTAAAAATGAATTccctaatatttatttttctgtagtatatagaaaacaaaatccaaactttgACTCAAAATTTTGAAGATACTGTATATGGAATTTATTCCTTCTTTCGCCGTCCTCGGCCATGGACCTTCCCGTCACCAACTTAACTACCATAAAACCCATATTTCATTTGGCTCTGACCATTTTGTAACATCTCATAATCATTAAGAAGAAAATACTTGCAAATGGGCTTCGTTAGACCTGTTTGCATGatactcttttctcttttgatatcATTCCTTCTTTCGCCGTCTTCGGCCATGGACCTTCCCGTCACAACCGGCGGTATCCCGCGACGGAGCAACGAGGAGGTTGGGTTTATCTTCCAAACGTGGATGTCGAAGCACGGGAAGACTTATACAAATGCTCTCGGAGATAAGGAACGGCGTTTTCAAAACTTCAAGGACAACCTCCGTTTCATTGACCAGCACAATGCTAAGAACCTCTCTTACCGTCTTGGTTTGACTCAGTTTGCTGACCTAACCGTCCAAGAGTACCAAGACCTATTCCCTGGACGCCCTATACAGAAACAAAGGCCCCTCAGAATTAGTCGTAGGTATGTACCACTCGCCGGAGATCAGCTTCCTGAGTCAGTTGACTGGAGGCAACAAGGTGCAGTGTCGGAGATTAAAGACCAAGGCAACTGCAGTGAGTATTTTTACTTGTCTTAACATACATACCCAAATACTCCTAAGGTGATATAGGCttacttgtaatttttttttgcatgtagATAGCTGCTGGGCATTCTCAACTGTGGCAGCAGTGGAGGGTATAAACAAGAACGTGACAGGAGAGTTAATATCATTGTCCGAGCAAGAATTGGTCGACTGCAACGTGGACAACCACGGTTGTAATGGAGGCGGCCTAATGGACAAAGCTTTCCAGTTCCTTATCAATAACAATGGTCTTGATTCAGAAATAGATTATCCATACCAGGCCGTTCAAGGCTACTGTACCCGCAGAGAGGTTCACCTATATATTAGAGCTATCGTAACTAAAAAcactcacatatatataaatgcttaTATACTTCAGTACCTAattccaatttttgtttttggtacgTTTAGTCTACATCAAACAAGATCATCACTATTGATAGCTACGAGGATGTGCCAGCAAATGACGAGATTTCCCTAAAAAAGGCGGTTGCTCACCAGCCTGTGAGTGTTGGAGTTGACAAAAAATCCCAAGAATTTATGCTCTACAAATCGGTATTTTTATCCCACCTTTAAAATTCattgtttttggttaattgaatCCGAATATATCAATTAATCAATaaacttgtatatatgtttacatGTTTGATGTCATTCAGGGTATATTTACTGGACCATGCGGGACAGATCTTGACCATGCAGTTGTTATCGTCGGGTATGGTAGTGAGAATGGTCAAGACTATTGGATCGTGAGAAACTCGTGGGGTACGGTGTGGGGAGAGGCTGGCTACGCTAAGATTGCTCGTAACTTTGTAAATCCAACAGGTCTATGTGGGATTGCGATGGTTGCTTCATACCCTGTCAAGAATTCGACTTCCTAAGCATGAGATTAAGTAACCATGTGTACGTTTGAGTATGTCTAATGAGTTTGTCCTAGCACTTTTAAAGGAAACTGTAATGAGTGCATGGAAAATTTTAGATGTTTTATTCAAGATGTGCCAGACGGCCCATACTATTCCCATTTAGTAAAAAAGGCTTATTAGGCactgcatcatcatcatgatccttgatatatAGCATATCATTTGGTCGTTTAATGCAGATTAGCGTCCAATATCGGACCACGTcatcatttaatttaatatataacatatcaTTTTATCAAAGATATAGTAAGATTGGTTGACAAACAACATATTGTAAAGAAAGACTCGATCGATAAGAGCGCGAACTATTATTGTTTATGAACAGAATCATTGATTAAATATTTGGTACGTAGTACCATTTAACTATTTAACCGATATCCATGAGCATATTTAGCAACACTATGCTGCTCACCTAAATCAATTttgctttgtcttctttttccCACGTTTAGTTTGTTTGACTAGGACATCATAAAACAGATCaaggatatatattaaaaaaaaattacataaatggTGTTGTTTCCTAGAAAATTAGATGGTTAAACGCGTAATGTGAGGCGGGTCAAAGTTTAATGGATAAATTTTGATATACTATTTAAGTAACCAAGGTTAGTTAGTGTAAGTATAGACTCTTTTGGTtgaattaattatctttatcaTTCTCAAACTTTGTATCCACTCTAACAATCATAGAGAGATCcaaaataaattgtttaagATGGAGATTACTAATTACAATAAGGATCAAGTGTTCATCAGTTTCCGTGGGAAAGACGAACGGAACGGATTACTAACTCATCTCAAACAGAAGCTAGTCGATCGCAATGTGAAAGTGTTCACCGACGACAATGTGACTGGACAACGGCTCCAGAATCTCTTCGGACACATCCGAAAGTCAAGGATCGCGATTGTGATCTTCTCCAAGAGCTATGCAGAGTCAGTTTGGTGTCTGGACGAGCTGGTGATGATCAAGAAATGCATAGAGACTGAGAAGCTCAACGCGGTCATACCAATCTTCCATAAGGTGAAGGTTTCAAGCGTCAAGAAACAGAGCGGGAAATTTGGAGAAAAGTTTCTAGCTTTGCAAAACTCTTTGCTTGCTGAAGAagttaataagaagaagattaagcTTATTAATTCCAGAATCAAGAGATGGAAGAAAGCTTTGAAGATCGTCACTGGAATTGCTGGTTTGACTTATGACAGGAAAAGGTATGATTTGGAACATGaccaaagtgtttttttttttttcccaaatacTTGCATTGACTTAAGTGTTTAGTTAAATACATCTTTAACTTAAACTGTTTGTTTGCAGTCCTGAGTTAGCTTTCGTGGAGAAAGTCGTTGAAAAGGTGAATATGAATCTAGCAAATATTGCAACAGAGGAAGGGCGTAATAGTAGTCTAGAAACTAGTGAGGTGTGTTCTTAGTTCCTTAATTACAGGAGTAGCCTTAAAGCAGATATGGTGGTTAAACTTAAACCTCTTTATTGCAGGCATCACTAGGGAGACAATCAAACCAGACTATTTATAATGTCAATCAATTAAACATAAACATCCAGCTCCATCGTTCAAAGAGCTCGGAAGCTTTGAGACGGAGCTATAATCCTGAAGGCCATAaaaaggtctctctctcttagtGTCTCTCtcagaattttttgttttttgttttttttgtctaataaaCTTCATCAGTACCTGATAGCTACGCTTTTTGACCGATACAGAGTATTGATTTGAAGCCTTCGTCTCCTACTCTTAGACGCACTGCCTCAGATCTTGACCATAGAGATCAATATGGCCCATTTCCTTGTAAGCTCAGATCATTACATAGACCTGCATATGTCGCCTGGATATTTTAATAACCACTTGACTTTAAAAATCGACAGTTGAAGCGCTCATGGTTCCAAGGCAGAACGAGAATCAACTGAGCATTGCCAatattttccccaaaaaaatGAAGACGTGGGACAACTTGCATTTCGTCTCTGCGTTACTGTTCGGAGCTTTGTTTGTCTCTTATATGTTGCGGAGCAAAAGATGATTCGAAAGAATCGCGGAAATGAGACTTCCGCCGCAAGCAACCGAGCgtctgttttatttttacttgtttCTTAAGCAAAGCCTTTGTTCTCCCGTCTTGAGAGATAGTTTTTACTCTTTCTAGTTCATATCAATAAAATCGAAACTGTCCACAGGGGAAATTTTTTGGGGGGGTTTACAGAGCAATAGCAggcaaagaaagaagaataaggAAAATTTGACTTTGAAGActtaacagaagaagaagctgcaaaTAGAGAATGCTAGAGTAGAGGTTGATCAAAGAGATGAAACTAAGTAGTGAGATATGATGGAGGATCCAGTCTTTGCTCTAATGAGTCTAAAGATTGTTATTGGATCACCTAGTATGCATGAGTAACACCGAACGGCAAAGTGCGGTAGCAGTGTGATAACCTTAATCATGGTCATAATGTACAACGTaacacatatgtatatatatatatatatatatatatataacatgacCCTAGAATCTCAAATCCACGACCACGAGTTCGCAAATCTGGAGACAATTTTGCATAACTAGATTTTGATGCGAAATTTGTTGCAAACAgtcacaatttttttcatttgattttggttatgagtttttttttttttttttttttttttttttttttttttttttttttttttttttttttttttttttttttttttttNttttttttttttttttttttgtgtgggtgGTGAAAGTGTGTGTAGTTCTGTTTGGAGTCCCAGTGTCAGTAGGTAACATGGTTAATGCAAATACTactttctaaaatatttaataccagtaataataatttactaAGCTTTAGTTAGTACTTAGTAAAGTCTATTATAAGTGTTATTATAAGTTATAAGTGTTACTggtaaattattattactaatctaatctctcaaaacttaTAATAGACTTATTACTTAATGGTAAGCTTATCTAAATGATGAAttgattatgttttgttttagtttatgattttagTTGTTGCTTCTACTAACTTATTTGCATTGTGAGATTAGATTAGCAAGTATTTTTAGCACACCTCAAActctatcaattttttttatagataaaactgctgtgtgattataatttttgttttgtaatattctAGTAAATGAAACGTTCATTATACTGTATTTGGTTGACTTTTTCCTGTCACTCTCCAGTCTCCAACCTTTTAGGTTATATATGATAGAACAACTGTTTGGTTTTGGATTCTCCCTAAACAAGCAAATAGATCCAAAATAGTCTTTGTGAAAATTTATCAAGTGTAGCAATTTCAGCTAGCTGTACCgtttgttcatctttttttatttttaaaatgaaacatTTCAGCAGAGTTATTGTTGCTACATAAATGGACCCATGTGCACGTATCACCCGCATCTGGACATTTGGTAATAAAAAACTACGAAAACCTGAGACACTTTTAGTGTTTTGACTTTCGATAGTTAACATCCAAGGTATAGTACAATACACCTTCTCCTTGTACAATCAATCTCTGTGTATCTTCAGTCTTCAATATTCATATTGCAAACCATATCCCAAAATGATGAACTCTTCCGAGTCTCAGAAGCCTCAAGTGTTCATCAATTTCAGGGGTAAAGCTCAAAGAAAAAACCTGGTGAGCTTTCTAAAGCCAAAACTAGAGGCAATCAGAGAAATCAAAGTTTTCATGGACGAGGACGAGATTAGAGGGAAGCCAATCACAACACTCTTCGAACGAATCAGAGAGTCAAGTATCGCACTAGTCATCTTCTCAGACAAGTACCCCGAGTCATGCTGGTGCTTAGACGAGCTCGCTGAGATCAAGAACCAAATGGACAAAGGATCTATTGTTCCTTTTCCAATATTCTACAAAGTGAAACCTGAGTCCGTCAAGAACCAGACTGGTCCCTTCGGTAATAATCTCCTCAAGACTGAGGATACAGTTCGCAAAAACGTTGACCGGAGAAACAATAGGTCAATACTTGAAACAGAGGATATGATTTGGGGATGGAGGCAAGCTTTAGTCTCCGTAGGCGGCATAATGGGGGTAACTTATAATCATAAGTGTGACGCCGATTTCGTTGATGATATTGTGGTCCAGGTCaagaaaatgttattattaGCCTATTCATCTCCAAGAAATGGTCTTACAATCATAAAGAGACCTCAGATGCATCCTCAAGAAGAAGTAACGTCGTTGTTACAACCTCTAAACCTTAAGAAATCTGATCTTGAAGATATCAATGGCGTGGTTTCCCAAGGCACTGATCGTTTGGTGTTTCTTGACCTGATCTCTCTTCAGAATCCTATCCTTACTCAGCGACTAATGGAGCTAGTTCAAGCTAGGAAGATTCTCTTGGTGTTGTTAGGATCTCTAGAATACTACAACGATGTTAGTTTCCTCAAACCctcaaaaaaacatttctctGAATTGTTGTTGCAAGTTAATTCGTATTATTGCTCTGCAAGGTTTTACTTTTGACCGTCTCTTTCTGCCTAAAAAACCTCAAGTAAGCTACTTTGATGTGGTAGAGAGTAATGACAATCTGCGTAATCCCCAAGTAAGCTACTCTGATGCTGCTTTGACTTGCTTGTCATTCTTATGTAATATACTGAAACGTAGTGAAATGAAAACCGACGACCATCCATCTCAAAGAGTGTTCATCGGTCTTGGAGAAAAGCATCTAGGAAAGTTCGTAGTGACCTCATTGAAAAGAGAATTGGAAACGAACCAGATATTAGTGTACTATTTAGAGGATGAGACGAGGAGCAGGATACAAGAGTCAGGGGTTGCAGTAGTCTTCTTCTCAAATAAGTACCCTAAGTCAGAAAAGTGTCTTAATGAGCTCGTTGAGATCAAGAAACTGATGGACGCAGGGCAAATCGATGCCTTCCCTGTTTTTTACGGCTTGAAGGATGAACCAGTTAGAAAACTGAAGGGATGTTTCCATAATAGGCTTCTCAAGATAGAGAATGAAGTGCGTAACAACATCAGGACTAGAGATGATAAGTCTGTGATTGAAACTGAAGCAAAAATCTGGGGATGGAGAGAAGCGATCTCGTCCATTGCCTCAAGACCGGGTCTGAGCTATGAACTTAGGTATACAAATATGCATGTGTGTGTGTTGCTTCTGTGAGCTACGATCTTGTTCATTGCCTCACTACTGAGCTATCTTTTTTGCAGCACTGATGACGTGTTCGTCAGTGATATCGTGACCAAGGTCAAGGAGCTATTTGCCTCTAGGGAGAAACAGAAGACAAAAGCAGCAACAACACTAGTCAAGTCCCCTGATGCTGACTTATTCTACTCAAAAAATTCGTTTTTACAAGCTTTAAACCGTGACATTACAGATTTTGAAGGCTTCACAGATATCCCCAATGGTCTTGTACTTCTGAGGCTTAAAGGACAGACTAATCTAGTGTTCCTCAAACTGAGTTCTCATGAAAATCTTGTTCGGTTTCAGAGTTCTGAGTCATTCAAATCCATTACAGAGGTTTCTCTCCAACCCTAATTTTCTACTCTTAATCTAAAGAAACTTTTGTGGCTTCTCAGGACTTTCTTTAAGTATTCTTACTCTTCCAGGCTTTTGCAATGAATCCTTTGGGTGTTATCAGATTTGACGAGCTTTCTCTGGCCTTGGCATTAGAGTCTTATCAATATCAGCAATGGTCTTATATGCCTACCACATTTAATAATTAGTATGCTTTAAGTATGTGTGCTTCATCTTAAACTAGAATTAACAGATGATACAATTTTGgcagaaaaaaatgttttcagaTGGATTTAGTTGGAGAGATGAGGCTAATAAAACacttcttctttgcttccttGGGTATCAAGttaatcctctgttttgtttccCTCATCTAATTAAGAATATGAACGGATATGTTAAAACCATCTACGTGTATATGCTACTTGTAATTTCAGATCGGTGAAGCCTAACTAGTCAACTGCGatcaaacaaacatatgtttCAGAGTAGAGTAAGCCTTAATTCCCTAGTTACCAAACAAATTGATCCTTTGGTACGCATTTGTGGACCGCGTTATATATAAACCACTAGATTAAGACCATGCTAGAGCATCGGTTGAAATTCGTTTTATttctattgtaatttttatataaaatataatttatgtgattgttttaaaaaaaaaaatggctaaaacattatgcaataaaatcacatgctaaatatgaaggcttgaaaaaaaacacctattttgtaagttttatatagTTAATGTTTCTAGATAAGTAcacgtgctataacactggttaaattttatttcgtaatctatATTGTaaacttgtaaccaatcaatctatcaatttcgtaatctatctttagttaacgttgtggtctatcactaaaatctgtagaaaataaatttgtaataatgtGTTTTAAGATCTTTGGAAATAAAACAACGTGATATAGGATtaaaatcttccgaaaatacagtttggaatatccatgattttatttgttaccattaatatatcaattatcaatttggaatatccttaatatttaggtgtaactattaatattaatatatggattaatatataacctatctataacatatttgtaaccatttattaaaaatataaagtctacaaaaactatgttgtgtacttcccttttattaaaaactaggttcggacccgcacgtacgtgcagagttatgtttataaaccaatttattttaatagttaTAATCAAACTTATACTAATTGAGAttctagtttgatttttggtttagtttattaatgtttaaaattttgaaataataatggttacaccaaaattttaaaattcggAACAACATAATGGTTGGACTGATAACAAACGAAATCAATTGGttagattctattaaatttgtgaactatcaaatcaaatatatataaccgtTAACAACG
The sequence above is a segment of the Camelina sativa cultivar DH55 chromosome 10, Cs, whole genome shotgun sequence genome. Coding sequences within it:
- the LOC104717956 gene encoding uncharacterized protein LOC104717956 — encoded protein: MMNSSESQKPQVFINFRGKAQRKNLVSFLKPKLEAIREIKVFMDEDEIRGKPITTLFERIRESSIALVIFSDKYPESCWCLDELAEIKNQMDKGSIVPFPIFYKVKPESVKNQTGPFGNNLLKTEDTVRKNVDRRNNRSILETEDMIWGWRQALVSVGGIMGVTYNHKCDADFVDDIVVQVKKMLLLAYSSPRNGLTIIKRPQMHPQEEVTSLLQPLNLKKSDLEDINGVVSQGTDRLVFLDLISLQNPILTQRLMELVQARKILLVLLGSLEYYNDLIRIIALQGFTFDRLFLPKKPQVSYFDVVESNDNLRNPQVSYSDAALTCLSFLCNILKRSEMKTDDHPSQRVFIGLGEKHLGKFVVTSLKRELETNQILVYYLEDETRSRIQESGVAVVFFSNKYPKSEKCLNELVEIKKLMDAGQIDAFPVFYGLKDEPVRKLKGCFHNRLLKIENEVRNNIRTRDDKSVIETEAKIWGWREAISSIASRPGLSYELSTDDVFVSDIVTKVKELFASREKQKTKAATTLVKSPDADLFYSKNSFLQALNRDITDFEGFTDIPNGLVLLRLKGQTNLVFLKLSSHENLVRFQSSESFKSITEAFAMNPLGVIRFDELSLALALESYQYQQWSYMPTTFNN
- the LOC104717955 gene encoding protein PHLOEM PROTEIN 2-LIKE A8-like, which codes for MEITNYNKDQVFISFRGKDERNGLLTHLKQKLVDRNVKVFTDDNVTGQRLQNLFGHIRKSRIAIVIFSKSYAESVWCLDELVMIKKCIETEKLNAVIPIFHKVKVSSVKKQSGKFGEKFLALQNSLLAEEVNKKKIKLINSRIKRWKKALKIVTGIAGLTYDRKSPELAFVEKVVEKVNMNLANIATEEGRNSSLETSEASLGRQSNQTIYNVNQLNINIQLHRSKSSEALRRSYNPEGHKKSIDLKPSSPTLRRTASDLDHRDQYGPFPFEALMVPRQNENQLSIANIFPKKMKTWDNLHFVSALLFGALFVSYMLRSKR
- the LOC104717954 gene encoding probable cysteine protease RDL6 produces the protein MGFVRPVCMILFSLLISFLLSPSSAMDLPVTTGGIPRRSNEEVGFIFQTWMSKHGKTYTNALGDKERRFQNFKDNLRFIDQHNAKNLSYRLGLTQFADLTVQEYQDLFPGRPIQKQRPLRISRRYVPLAGDQLPESVDWRQQGAVSEIKDQGNCNSCWAFSTVAAVEGINKNVTGELISLSEQELVDCNVDNHGCNGGGLMDKAFQFLINNNGLDSEIDYPYQAVQGYCTRRESTSNKIITIDSYEDVPANDEISLKKAVAHQPVSVGVDKKSQEFMLYKSGIFTGPCGTDLDHAVVIVGYGSENGQDYWIVRNSWGTVWGEAGYAKIARNFVNPTGLCGIAMVASYPVKNSTS